DNA from Kitasatospora acidiphila:
CACCGCCGAGCGGACCACCGTCTTCGGCCGGGTGACTCCGCAGCAGAAGCGCCTGCTGGTCGGCGCCCTGCAGTCGCGCGGCCACACCGTGGCGATGACCGGTGACGGCGTCAACGACGTGCTGGCCCTCAAGGACGCGGACATCGGCGTGGCGATGGGCTCGGGCAGCGACGCCACCCGGGCGGTGGCGCAGATCGTGCTGCTCGACGACCGGTTCGCCACGCTGCCGATGGTGGTGGCGGAGGGGCGCCGGGTGATCGGCAACATCGAGCGGGTGGCCGGGCTCTTCCTGGTGAAGACGGTCTATGCGGTGCTGCTGGCACTGCTGGTGGTCTTCACCCAGCTGCCGTATCCGTTCCTGCCCCGGCACTCCACCCTGCTCAGCAGCCTGACCATCGGCATCCCGGCGTTCTTCCTGGCGCTGGCGCCCAACCAGGAGCGGGCCCAGCCGGGGTTCGTCCGCCGGGTGCTGCGGCTGGCGGTGCCCTGCGGGCTGATCGCCGGGACGGCCACCTTCACCTCCTACGCCCTGGCCCGCGCCAACCACGCCACCGACCTCAAGGCCGACACGAGTGTGGCCACCCTGACGCTCTTCCTGGTCGCCCTCTGGGTGCTGGCGATCGTGGCCCGGCCGTACACCTGGTGGCGGTTGCTGCTGATCGCGGCCATGGCCGGAGCCTTCGCCCTGGTGCTGCTGATCCCCTGGCTGTCGGACTTCTTCCAGCTGAACCTGGCCGGCTACCGCGACCCCTGGACGGGGGTGGCGATCGCGCTGGTCGCCGGCCTGCTGCTGGAGGTGTCCTGGCGGTTCGTGCGGCGCGGGTTCCCCGCGACGGCGGAGCAGCCGGCCGAGCCCCGGCCTATGCCGCGCTGAAGAAGCTCTTCGCCCGCGCCATCGCGCCCTCGTCCTCGACGACTCGGCCCGGCTGGTTGGCGTAGCCGAGCAGCGCGCCGCCCCAGTGCATCTTCAGGTACTCGCCGCTCATGCGCAGGGTGGTCACCAGCGCGTCCGAGGCCGCCGGGTCCTCGGTGGAGCTGGCGCTGACCGCCCAGAGCGTCTTGCCGGCCATCCGGGCCCGGAAGTCGTAGCCCGGCACCCGCATCCAGCCCGCCCAGTGGTCCAGGTAGAGCTTGGCGTCGGCGGAGACGCTGTACCAGTACAGCGGGGAGGCGATCACCAGGTCGGTGGCGGCGAGGGTGGCCTCCAGCAGGGTCCGCTCATGGCCCTCGGGCTGCGGGTAGACCCCCTCGCCGTCGTGCCGCCGGTCGGCGAACGGCGCCAGCGGCAGTTCACCGAGGCGCAGCCAGCGCTGCTCGGTGCCGGCGGGCAGCTGTTCGGCCGCCCGCCGGGCAAGGAGTTCGGTGTTGCCGTCGTGCCGGCTGCTCGCCAGCAGGAAGAGGAAGCTGCGCCCGGGGTTGTCGATCATGACCGACACCCTAGGCAAGCCCCCGAAACGCTGTCACTCCCGTTCGGGTCAACCTCCGACACGTTGGTTCACCCCTCGGGGAGCTGCGTCAGCCCTCGAAGTCGCGGGCCGCCGAGAGCTCATAGGCGCGGTCCGGCTCGGTGAGCGCGGCCAGCACCTCGAAGCGGCGGTGCCACTGCCCACCGACCAGGCCAGACCGGCGGCCAGGCCCTCGGGCGTGGCGGCGTGCAGCAGACCCGGCACCGGCGGCACCTCGAACTCAGGATCTTCGACATCCCCCTCGCTTTGCGGGTCCTCCGGGTCGTACGGCAGCTCCGGGCTGGGCGCCGCCGCGTCCCAGCGCCAGTCGACGGCCGCCTCCGAGCCGTCAGGGCCGACCACCAGCAGCTCCTCGTGCTCCTCGTAGGCCGCCGGGCAGCCGGGCAGCAGCTCCCGGACGAACGGCGACACCCGGTGCAGGGTGCCCTCCGAGAGCACCCGGCCGCCGGCGATCTCGCTGGCCAGCGAGACGTGCAGCCGCTCGGCCAGCACCGGCGCCAGCGCGGGCGCCACCGGCACCAGCGGGTACGGGTGGAGCAGCGCCACCAGGTCGGGGGCGTCGGCCACCACCGCCTCGGTGGCGTCCACCACCACGGTGTGCGCCGGGCGGCGCCCGGTCTCCGGATCCAGCGGCGGCAGCGCCCGCACCACCTCCAACGGCTCCGCGTCAAAGGCCTCGACGCGGCCCAACGACGAGTAGATGCCGTGCAGTTGGCGATGCGTCACCTCACTGTCCGGGTCGGTGAGCCGGTCGAGCAGCTCCTCCGCTCCGTGCGGCTCGGCGAGCAGCGCCGCCAGCGTGGTGCGCACCCCGAGGGCGTGCAGGAACTCCGGGTCCAGCGTGGTGCGGGCCTCGTCGTAGAGGCCGCGGAGCAGCCAGTCGGCTCCGGCCGCGCGCAGCCCGGCCGGCTCCCGCCCGTCCAGCACCGGGTGGTCGCGCAGCCACCAGGCGGTGTACGGCGGCAGGTCGGCGTACCGCCCGTCCGGCAGCAGCGCCCGCACCGGCGCCACCACCGCGTCCCGGTAGGGCGGCCGGGCCAGCAGGGCCAGCGCCTCGGGCCAGGCCTGATCGTCCACCAGGTCCAGGTCCCGCACCACCAGCAGCTCCCCGGCCACCGGCGGCACCCCCAGCTCGGCCTGGTCCTCGTGCAGCGCCTCGACCACCTCCTCGCACCAGTCGGCGAGCCCGTCCGGCGCCTCGTCCAGCAGCCCGGTCGGCCGGCCGCCCACGGCGCGGTCGGCGGGCGCGGTCGGGTCGAGCCGCTCCAGGTCGTCGGGGTCGAGCACCGCGTCCTCGGCGCGGACCAGCACGAAGTCGGCGAGCACCCCGACCGCTGCCAGCACCTCGGAGCCCCAGCGGTCCAGCAGGTCCTCGTCCACGAACGGCGCGTCGTCGGGCCGGGCCAGCTGGGCGAACGGGCTGTCCGGCAGCAGGAGTTCACCGGCCCGGGCGAGCTCGCCCTCGTCGTCCGGCAGCGCCAGCCGGGCCAGCCAGGGGTGCTCGCCGGGCTGGGTGCCGGCCGCCTTGACCAGGCCGAGCACCGCGTCCGCCAGGTCCACGGCGCCGTCGAAGTCCTCCTCGCCGACGTCCAGCGAACGGACCACGGCGGCCCGCAGCTCGGGGGTGGCCAGGATCCCGGCGGGGGTGGCGGTGGTGGCGCCCAGCTTGGCCAGCAGCGGGTGCGCCGCCTCCGGGTGGGCCAGCCGCAGGTCGAACAGCTCCAGCGCCTCGGCCAGCGACTGCGGATAGTCGGGGAAGCCGGCCCAGTCGGCGTCGTCCGAGGGCAGCAGCACCCGGCGCGGCCCGGTCAGCATCCGCCCGGTGGCCAGCGGCACCGGCAGCGCGCCCAGCGCCTCCGGGTCTGCGCCGGCCAGCGCCCCGTACAGGCTGCGCCACCAGGCCGGTTCCCGCTCCAGGCCGCCGAGTTGGTCGACGACCTCGGCCAGCGGCACCCGGCGCACCTGGAGCGCGCGCAGCTCCGGGCGGCGCTCCAGGCCGGCCGGCAGCAGGCCGGGGAAGATCGGCGCCAGCGCCTCGACCACCGAGCGGTCGGCGCCCTCCAGCAGGGTGGCGTCAACGGGGCGCAACGCCGGGGCGCCCTCGTCATCGGCGTCCGGGTCGACGGCGGTCGGGTGCGGCAGGAACGGGGTCCGCGGCAGCCGGGCCAGCACGCCGGTGCGCAGCGCGTTGTCCAGCGCGCCCTGGCCGAGCGGGCCCGGCACCAGGGAGAGCGAGCCGAGGTCGGCGCCGCGGGCCCGGAGCAGCTCGGCGTAGGCGTCGGCGGCCCGCTCGGTGAGGAAGTCGGTCAGCGGGCCGGGGGCGACGTGCCGGCGGGTGGAGTCCAGCGGGTAGGAGGCGATCAGCAGCGCGGGGATGCCCAGCGGCTCCTCGCTCGGGGTGGGCGCGTGCAGCACCGGCGTGACCGGGACCGACTCGGGGGCGCCGTCGGCGGCGACCGGGACGGCCCAGGTGACCGTCCAGTACGGCCGGGACCGCTCCTCCACCGGACGGTCCGCCAGCAGCTCCGGGTCGAGGGCGCCGGTGGCGGTGACGGTCTGCCAGCGGGACTCCTCGCCCCCTCCCCGATCCCGCCGGCCTCGCCGGTCCGGTCGGTGATGACGACCTCGGCCAGCCCGCTCTCGGAGCGCTCGACGGCGGCCCGGGTGAGGGTGCGCACGGTGCCGTCCGGGGTCTCCACCACCACCTCGCCGAGGCCCGGCAGGGTGAGCAGCAGCGCGTCGTCGATGCCGTCCAGCAGGGTGCGGGCGAGATCCTCGGCCGCGCCGTCGCGCAGCGGCAGCAGCACCACCGTGTCATAGCCGACCGGCGGCTCACCGGAGGCCGCGAACGGCAGCCGCAGCAACGGGAGATGGCCGTCGCGGCGGCGCAACTCCTCGGCCAGCTCGGACTGTTGGACGGCCTGACCGGCAATCAGCTCGCGGGCCTCGGCGAGCGACCAGCGCACGCCGCCGGCCTGGCCGACGATGGCCGGTTCGTCGCTGACGGCGACCACGGCGGCGAAGCCGACACCGAACCGACCCACCGTCATGGTGGCGTCGGAGCGCTTGGAGGAGGCCCGCAGGGTGGCCAGCGACTCGACGGCGGCGGCGTCCAGCGGGGCACCGGTGTTGGCGGCGGCCAGCACCCCGTCGCGCAGCGCCAGCCGCAACCGGCCGGGGCCGCGGCCGGCCCGGGCGGCGGCGTCGGCGGCGTTCTGCGCCAACTCGATGATCAGGCGGTCCCGGTAGCCGCCGAGGGCCAGCTCCTCCTCGGCGTTGGCGTCCTCCCGGAACCGGGCCGGGGAGGCCGTCCAGGCGTCCAGCACCCGACGCCGCAACTCGGCCGTACCGAACGGGTCGCCGATCTGCTCGTCACTGCCGCCACCGATGATGCGAGGCTCCACTGGACCCGCCGCCTTCCCCGTCTGTCACACCGGACACTGCTACGGGGGGCATTGTCTCGCGTTTCACCGACAGACTGCGCCCGGGCCCATCGGCGTGGACCCGGGCGGATCGGACGCCGATCAGGAGTGGCCGAGCTCCTCGGCCGGAGCGTCGGGCTCGACCGAGCCGCCGGCCCGGTCGGGGTGCAGGTGCAGCGGCTCGACGACGGTCT
Protein-coding regions in this window:
- a CDS encoding flavodoxin family protein — its product is MIDNPGRSFLFLLASSRHDGNTELLARRAAEQLPAGTEQRWLRLGELPLAPFADRRHDGEGVYPQPEGHERTLLEATLAATDLVIASPLYWYSVSADAKLYLDHWAGWMRVPGYDFRARMAGKTLWAVSASSTEDPAASDALVTTLRMSGEYLKMHWGGALLGYANQPGRVVEDEGAMARAKSFFSAA